A single genomic interval of Candidatus Limnocylindria bacterium harbors:
- a CDS encoding DUF4446 family protein, with the protein MILDERTLSLLVVALVVAVVVLGAWVAWLQRSEAVLRRRLRRVLPEGESGGIDEILDRQLKRVESLSERVEALNKLHHELEHLSQRTIQKVAVIRYNPFADTGGDQSFAIALLDSLGNGVVVSSLHSRTDTRVFAKPVQSGRSKFQLSDEEQDAIKKALAPTS; encoded by the coding sequence ATGATCCTCGACGAACGCACGCTCTCGCTGCTCGTCGTCGCCCTCGTCGTGGCCGTCGTCGTGCTCGGCGCCTGGGTGGCGTGGCTGCAGCGCTCGGAAGCGGTGCTCCGTCGCCGGCTGCGTCGCGTGCTCCCGGAGGGGGAGAGCGGCGGGATCGACGAGATCCTCGACCGCCAGCTGAAGCGCGTCGAGAGCCTGAGCGAGCGCGTCGAAGCGCTCAACAAGCTCCATCACGAGCTCGAGCACCTGAGTCAGCGGACGATCCAAAAGGTCGCGGTGATCCGCTACAACCCGTTTGCCGACACGGGCGGGGATCAGTCGTTCGCCATCGCGCTGCTCGACTCGCTTGGCAACGGCGTCGTCGTGTCCAGCCTGCACAGCCGCACCGACACGCGCGTGTTCGCAAAGCCGGTCCAGAGCGGTCGCTCGAAGTTCCAGCTGTCCGACGAAGAGCAGGACGCCATCAAGAAAGCGCTCGCGCCGACATCGTGA
- the selA gene encoding L-seryl-tRNA(Sec) selenium transferase, with the protein MTTDARRRLPSVDAVVRAAGDVDLPRDRFVRAVRDVLAEARAAGATLDESGAADAARRRLRDRDRRSLRRVLNATGVVLQTNLGRAPLAPAALAAIVDASGAVSVEYDLEAGRRGERHGHASRLLAELAGAEDGVVANNNAAAVLLALAALAARKEVIVARGELVEIGGGFRIPDVLRRSGAKLVEVGTTNRTYVRDYAAAITERTGAILRVHASNFKLTGFVARPEDRSLGSLAHERGIAFIHDLGSGTFIDTSRFGLAREETVGEAIAAGADVVTFSGDKLLGGPQAGLAVGRAAAIGALRAHPLMRAVRPDKLTLAALVATLELYRDGRAETELPVWRMIAATPTVLARRARGLATQLASGGIEGDVIETESTIGGGSLPEETQPSRAVAIGTRHGRANEILARLRAADPPIVARILDDRAALDLRSVAPEDDGMLARAVAAALAKGEK; encoded by the coding sequence ATGACGACGGACGCGCGCCGTCGGCTGCCGTCGGTCGACGCGGTCGTGCGCGCGGCCGGCGACGTCGACCTGCCGCGGGATCGTTTCGTGCGCGCCGTGCGGGATGTCCTCGCGGAAGCGCGCGCCGCCGGCGCGACGCTCGATGAGTCGGGTGCGGCCGATGCCGCGCGCCGGCGACTGCGCGACCGCGACCGTCGTTCGCTTCGTCGCGTCCTCAACGCGACCGGCGTCGTGCTGCAGACCAACCTCGGACGCGCGCCGCTCGCGCCCGCTGCTCTCGCGGCGATCGTCGATGCCTCAGGTGCGGTGAGCGTCGAATACGACCTCGAGGCCGGTCGCCGCGGCGAGCGGCACGGCCACGCCTCACGACTGCTGGCCGAGCTCGCCGGCGCTGAGGACGGCGTCGTCGCGAACAACAACGCCGCAGCGGTCCTGCTGGCGCTCGCCGCGCTGGCGGCCCGCAAAGAGGTGATCGTCGCGCGCGGCGAGCTGGTGGAGATCGGTGGCGGTTTCCGCATCCCCGATGTCCTACGCCGTTCGGGCGCGAAGCTCGTCGAGGTCGGCACGACGAACCGCACCTACGTCCGCGACTACGCGGCCGCGATCACCGAGCGGACCGGGGCGATCCTCCGCGTGCACGCCAGCAACTTCAAGCTCACCGGATTCGTCGCGCGGCCCGAGGACCGGTCGCTGGGATCGCTCGCGCACGAGCGCGGCATCGCGTTCATCCACGACCTCGGCAGCGGCACGTTCATCGACACGTCGCGCTTCGGTCTCGCGCGCGAAGAGACGGTGGGCGAGGCGATCGCCGCGGGCGCGGACGTCGTCACCTTCAGCGGCGACAAGCTCCTCGGTGGCCCGCAGGCCGGGCTCGCCGTTGGCCGCGCGGCCGCCATCGGCGCGCTCCGCGCCCATCCGCTCATGCGCGCCGTGCGTCCCGACAAGCTCACGCTCGCCGCGCTCGTCGCGACGCTCGAGCTCTATCGCGACGGCCGGGCGGAGACCGAGCTCCCGGTCTGGCGGATGATCGCGGCCACCCCCACCGTTCTCGCGAGGCGCGCTCGCGGGCTCGCGACTCAGCTGGCTAGTGGGGGCATCGAGGGCGACGTGATCGAGACGGAGTCGACCATCGGCGGCGGGTCGCTGCCGGAGGAGACACAGCCGTCGCGCGCGGTCGCGATCGGAACGCGACATGGCCGGGCGAACGAGATCCTCGCGCGACTGCGCGCCGCGGACCCGCCG
- a CDS encoding diacylglycerol kinase family protein gives MISLHSEHTLAIVNPAAGDGAGARVGRDLARELEGSGFKVEIIQTPAPGEAARIAREASADGVRTVIAVGGDGTANEIANGLVDTSTAMALYPIGSGNDFARSLGYPRKRRDIARFLAGARRRVIDVGEVNGRIFVNAAGVGIDGHVAERIEASARVVGPALGYFVGALVSIATYRPQPMRLVIDDQVIEGKHLVVVAANGTHFGSGMHVAPKAKIDDGLFDILVAGDLGRWSSLVALAKLYRGTHVNGRDVRMFRGRSLDVELERELPTQADGEPVRARRLAVRMRPGALTVLAR, from the coding sequence GTGATCAGCCTGCACTCCGAGCACACGCTCGCGATCGTGAATCCCGCGGCCGGCGACGGAGCCGGCGCGCGCGTGGGAAGGGATCTCGCGCGCGAGCTCGAGGGGTCCGGGTTCAAGGTCGAGATCATCCAGACGCCCGCACCCGGCGAAGCCGCGCGTATCGCACGCGAAGCGTCGGCCGACGGCGTCCGCACCGTCATCGCGGTCGGCGGAGATGGGACAGCGAACGAGATCGCGAACGGCCTGGTGGACACGAGCACCGCGATGGCGCTCTATCCGATCGGCTCGGGCAACGACTTCGCGCGTTCGCTCGGATATCCGCGCAAGCGACGCGACATCGCGCGGTTCCTCGCTGGCGCGCGCCGCCGCGTCATCGACGTCGGCGAGGTCAACGGCAGGATCTTCGTGAACGCCGCCGGCGTCGGCATCGACGGCCACGTCGCCGAACGCATCGAGGCGAGCGCTCGCGTCGTCGGCCCCGCGCTGGGGTATTTCGTCGGCGCGCTCGTGTCGATCGCGACGTACCGGCCGCAGCCGATGCGCCTCGTGATCGACGACCAGGTCATCGAGGGAAAGCATCTCGTCGTCGTCGCCGCGAACGGCACGCACTTCGGGAGCGGCATGCACGTGGCGCCGAAGGCGAAGATCGACGACGGCCTCTTCGACATCCTCGTCGCCGGTGACCTGGGGCGGTGGTCGTCGCTCGTCGCGCTCGCCAAGCTCTATCGCGGCACGCATGTGAACGGACGCGATGTCCGTATGTTCCGTGGGCGCTCGCTCGACGTCGAGCTCGAGCGTGAGCTCCCGACGCAGGCCGACGGCGAGCCGGTGCGCGCCCGCAGGCTCGCGGTGCGCATGCGTCCCGGCGCGCTCACGGTGCTCGCGCGATGA